Part of the Candidatus Deferrimicrobium sp. genome is shown below.
GGCCGATTTTTGCGTCGCCTCCATGGCGTAACGGAGCGCCGCGGGCCCCGCCACCATCCGGTCCGCATCGATGACGAGCGAGGTGACCCCCATCTTCCGGATCGTCTTCGCGATTTTCACCGCCTCCTCCAGCGGCTCGCCGCCGAAGTATGCCACGTTCGCGCGCCCGTCGGTGATCAGCGCGAGGATGGCATTCCGGGCGGGTTCGCGGACCCGCTCCTTCTCCAGCGTCTTCAATGCGGCGAACAACCCGATGGAGAGCGGCGTGGTTCCACCCGAAGCGAGCCAGGTGAGTTGCATCGCGGCTTGTGATGCGCTCCCTGTCGGCGGCACGACCACTTCCCCCACCGTGTCCCGGAAGGCGATCAAACCCACACGGTCGCGCTTCACGTAACTGTCCCGGAGCAAGGAGAGGACCGCCCCCTTGGTCGCCACCATCCGCTGCTGCGTCTCCATCGAACCGGAGGCGTCCATCACCAAGAGGACGAGATTCCCCACCTTCCGCTCCCGCTGCTTCCCTCGCAGGTCGGGCAGCCCGATCCGGACCCGATGCGTCTTCCGGTCCACGTGCCCCCCCGCGGCGGCGGCGAACAGGGTAGCATCGATGGCGATGTCCCTTCCCTTTTGCCACGGGCCGCTGCGGACGTACCGGCCGCGGGCGCTTTTCGTGCGCGACTTGCTCCGCTTTCCGACCGCATCGGAGAGCTTGCGCCCCTTCGGGGCGACGATCTTGCGCACTTCGTACGGGTCCGACGGGGCGATAACCCTCTCCTCGGCATATCCCTGGCAGTAGTCGCAATCCGGGTCGCCGCACGTCGGCGGCCCCACGCGTCCCGAAGACGCCTGCGCCGCCTCGTACCGGTGGCGCTTCGCCTGCGCCTGTTCGACCGCCTGGCGCTCCTGCTCCTGCGGCGTCTCCGTGGGAGCCCGGAAGATCACGCCGCCGCGCTTCATCCCGTGGGTCGTCCCGGGAAGAGGGACCACCGGCCCGCGATCCTCTTCCTCGGCTACCTCGCCGGGAAAGGCCCATGACAGGAGCCGTTCCACGTGGTACGCCCTGGCCGCGCTCACCCCCGTGCGGGGGACGCGGTGCGGGAGGGCCAGGCGGATCGCGTCGCGCAGGTCGGCCGCCTCCAGTTCCTCGCCTCCGCGCAGGCAAGCCAGCGCACGCGCTGTTTTCAGGATCGCCAGATCCCCCCGGTGCCCCTCGATCCCGAGGGTATTGTTCACTTCCGCTACGGTGTTCACGAGATGCCCGCCGACATACACACGTCCCAGGCGGTCCCGCGCGTCGCGCACCACGGTCCGCAGCTCCTCGTCCTTGCGGTCCCACTTCTCCCGGAACCCCGCGTCCTCCCCCTCGAACAGCAGCACCCGCTCCACGATCGACTTCCGCAACCCCACGTCCCGCTCCCCGGAAATCTCCACGCACAGGCCGAACCGGTCCA
Proteins encoded:
- a CDS encoding VWA domain-containing protein, encoding DRFGLCVEISGERDVGLRKSIVERVLLFEGEDAGFREKWDRKDEELRTVVRDARDRLGRVYVGGHLVNTVAEVNNTLGIEGHRGDLAILKTARALACLRGGEELEAADLRDAIRLALPHRVPRTGVSAARAYHVERLLSWAFPGEVAEEEDRGPVVPLPGTTHGMKRGGVIFRAPTETPQEQERQAVEQAQAKRHRYEAAQASSGRVGPPTCGDPDCDYCQGYAEERVIAPSDPYEVRKIVAPKGRKLSDAVGKRSKSRTKSARGRYVRSGPWQKGRDIAIDATLFAAAAGGHVDRKTHRVRIGLPDLRGKQRERKVGNLVLLVMDASGSMETQQRMVATKGAVLSLLRDSYVKRDRVGLIAFRDTVGEVVVPPTGSASQAAMQLTWLASGGTTPLSIGLFAALKTLEKERVREPARNAILALITDGRANVAYFGGEPLEEAVKIAKTIRKMGVTSLVIDADRMVAGPAALRYAMEATQKSARTRGIFSDGPARTVADAMGAKYYSLAEMSRSAILKAIRSRMAL